One Halalkalicoccus sp. NIPERK01 DNA segment encodes these proteins:
- a CDS encoding transposase, whose product MTRIGVDTASTPFQRAARDLLESNPDATPLDLATSLDFLISNDDDAHPNWHPSSKPFEAMVRAYFLRHLTGWSDRKTIDTITEDIETATAFGFEPDELPSRSTLTRARNNRLSEDLKDSLKRKAEWIEAHVQATGHPLSTGALAPEDKGNHSHRSVNRFIGDKLDSVPREMVNLIADEWSDWMPLRASNAQYHLNSFIETECTMGLTRTAAKQGSEIYNDNTDRNGGGPGGGIFVEYMKRLERSDVLRMLHNSTGLMLNTAKRHLEFERPATVAIDITLLPFYGDTDHARQSEWIVDTRERPDTEYDWSYRYATIAIVGENVKFMLGLKPVHENDNMGILVEELLDKALHHVSIDTVYADSAFASADVLNTLNQRPVRYVIPVPLNSRIKNDIHRMGHDVEVAHEYPIHGNVRGGATNEKVRTTRVLLPSIKSEDDEAGTVAFYTNLDVDDGLEVERERTEKTINRYRRRWGIESAYQSLKTFLPWTSSKEPVVRLFHFAFGILLYNMWRLIDFLIQLSIDEVEVRTKPRLKAKRFINAVKSRKLLA is encoded by the coding sequence ATGACTCGAATAGGAGTAGATACAGCGAGTACTCCATTCCAACGCGCCGCCCGTGACCTACTGGAATCCAATCCTGATGCAACGCCGCTTGATCTCGCAACGAGCCTTGATTTTCTCATCTCTAACGACGATGACGCTCATCCCAACTGGCATCCATCATCCAAACCATTCGAGGCGATGGTTCGAGCATACTTTCTCCGACACCTCACCGGGTGGTCTGACCGCAAGACGATTGATACCATCACGGAAGACATAGAGACGGCGACCGCATTCGGCTTCGAACCAGACGAACTTCCAAGCCGTTCAACCCTGACCAGAGCGAGGAATAATCGGCTTTCAGAAGACCTCAAAGACTCGCTCAAGCGGAAAGCAGAGTGGATTGAAGCGCACGTTCAAGCAACCGGCCATCCACTCAGTACGGGGGCGCTTGCTCCTGAAGATAAGGGTAATCATTCTCATCGTAGTGTGAATCGCTTCATCGGTGACAAACTCGATAGCGTTCCGCGTGAGATGGTCAATCTCATCGCTGACGAATGGAGTGACTGGATGCCTCTTCGAGCGTCAAACGCTCAATACCACCTCAATTCGTTTATTGAAACGGAGTGTACGATGGGATTGACGCGTACTGCTGCCAAGCAGGGTTCGGAAATCTACAACGATAACACCGACCGAAATGGTGGCGGCCCCGGTGGAGGCATCTTTGTAGAGTACATGAAGCGGTTAGAACGGTCTGACGTACTTCGGATGCTTCATAATTCGACTGGGTTGATGCTCAACACGGCGAAACGACATCTCGAATTCGAGCGCCCTGCGACTGTCGCTATCGATATTACGCTCCTCCCATTCTACGGTGATACTGACCACGCGAGACAGAGCGAGTGGATTGTGGATACGCGCGAACGGCCAGACACGGAGTACGATTGGAGTTACAGGTACGCGACGATCGCCATCGTGGGAGAGAATGTGAAGTTCATGCTCGGGTTGAAACCAGTTCACGAAAATGACAATATGGGAATTCTCGTTGAGGAACTGCTTGACAAAGCACTCCACCACGTCAGTATCGATACCGTGTACGCAGACAGTGCGTTCGCATCTGCCGATGTGTTGAACACACTCAACCAGCGCCCGGTTAGATACGTCATCCCAGTTCCACTGAACTCCCGTATCAAAAATGACATCCATCGGATGGGGCATGATGTTGAGGTGGCTCACGAGTACCCGATTCACGGGAACGTACGAGGCGGGGCCACGAATGAGAAAGTGAGAACGACCCGTGTGTTGCTCCCGTCTATCAAGAGTGAAGACGATGAAGCGGGCACTGTCGCGTTCTACACAAATTTGGACGTAGACGATGGACTGGAAGTTGAACGCGAACGGACTGAAAAAACCATCAATAGGTATCGTCGGCGGTGGGGCATTGAGAGTGCGTATCAGTCGCTGAAAACGTTCCTTCCGTGGACTTCCTCGAAGGAACCCGTAGTTCGATTGTTCCACTTTGCGTTCGGGATACTACTCTACAATATGTGGCGACTTATCGACTTCCTGATTCAGTTGAGTATTGACGAGGTTGAAGTGCGGACGAAACCGCGTTTGAAGGCTAAGCGATTCATCAACGCGGTGAAATCGCGCAAACTTCTCGCGTAA
- a CDS encoding serine/threonine-protein kinase RIO2: MARNVASVMQDLAPEDFHLLSGVEHGMRFSEWVNREKLPRFSRLTPEEVDFRLNRCLDRKLVERKTIQYEGVRLRMDGYDALALRTFAQRGTIEGFGVPLGVGKESDVFEVQSYRPMALKFHREGYTNFREVRRERDYTAEKEHLSWFYTARKAAEREYEALEALYPDVSVPRPEDQNRHALIMEKIEGVELSRTKLEPEQVRPILDMILRELTRAYEMGYVHADMSQYNVFVSEEGITIFDWPQAVPADHENAEEFLGRDVRNLFGYFERKYPGKVPEIDESELVAAVREGSFERLADLE; the protein is encoded by the coding sequence ATGGCACGAAACGTCGCGAGCGTCATGCAGGACCTCGCGCCCGAGGACTTTCACCTCCTCTCGGGTGTCGAACACGGGATGCGATTCAGCGAGTGGGTGAACCGCGAGAAGCTTCCGCGGTTCTCGCGTCTCACGCCCGAGGAGGTCGACTTCCGACTGAATCGCTGTCTGGATCGCAAACTCGTCGAACGGAAGACCATCCAGTACGAGGGGGTTCGCCTGCGGATGGACGGCTACGACGCCCTCGCACTGCGAACGTTCGCCCAGCGAGGCACCATCGAGGGATTCGGCGTTCCGCTGGGCGTCGGCAAGGAAAGCGACGTCTTCGAGGTCCAGTCGTACCGCCCGATGGCACTGAAGTTCCACCGCGAGGGCTATACGAACTTCAGGGAGGTTCGCCGCGAGCGCGATTACACCGCCGAGAAGGAGCACCTCTCGTGGTTCTACACCGCTCGAAAGGCCGCCGAGCGCGAGTACGAGGCCCTCGAAGCGCTCTATCCCGACGTTTCGGTCCCTCGTCCCGAGGACCAGAACCGCCACGCGCTGATCATGGAGAAAATAGAGGGCGTCGAACTCTCGCGGACGAAACTCGAACCCGAGCAGGTCCGCCCGATCCTCGATATGATCCTCCGGGAACTCACACGGGCGTACGAGATGGGCTACGTCCACGCCGACATGAGCCAGTACAACGTCTTCGTGAGCGAGGAGGGAATCACGATCTTCGACTGGCCACAGGCGGTCCCCGCCGACCACGAGAACGCGGAGGAGTTCCTCGGACGCGACGTCCGCAACCTGTTCGGGTATTTCGAGCGAAAGTACCCCGGAAAAGTCCCCGAAATCGACGAGAGCGAACTCGTCGCCGCCGTTCGCGAGGGATCCTTCGAGCGCCTCGCCGACCTCGAATAA
- a CDS encoding MFS transporter has protein sequence MAGAILGPITNEIRIALEVSPSLAGLIITTHGLFIVLCSPFVGALIDRIGPRVPYIAGLFLYALAGGAGLVIESFVPLLISRAVLGVGVALIYTSITVLIYGLYADSRKDRVMGLRGSANSVGAAVWPLLGGALGTLAWQLPFGVYLLGLPLGILAALTVPDVSPASDAGPVGERSVLEILRSTPLLVAVYGLMFLTNLLLYANVVYYPPLLEGFGIETPVVISLYLSVLGLSGGVSAALYDRIRNRFEYHELAGIAFGLWTVAFVLATTATSALLAVVPMVLYGLGQGLVFPTVLLWVEELVPREHQGRFSSYVAMAGYIGQFLSPVLFGPVVAGFGIRGVFASAAVAVGTGLLVVVGASHRRSRPPERWG, from the coding sequence ATGGCGGGGGCGATCCTCGGCCCGATCACCAACGAGATCCGAATTGCACTGGAGGTCTCGCCGTCGCTCGCGGGCCTCATCATCACGACCCACGGCCTGTTCATCGTCCTCTGTAGCCCGTTCGTCGGCGCGCTGATCGACCGGATCGGTCCCCGAGTGCCCTACATCGCCGGCCTCTTCCTCTACGCGCTCGCGGGCGGGGCGGGGCTGGTGATCGAGTCGTTCGTCCCGCTCCTGATCTCGCGTGCGGTGCTGGGGGTCGGGGTCGCGCTGATCTACACCTCGATCACGGTGTTGATCTACGGTCTCTATGCGGACTCGCGAAAGGACCGGGTGATGGGGCTTCGGGGCAGCGCGAACAGCGTCGGCGCGGCGGTCTGGCCGCTTTTGGGCGGCGCGCTCGGGACGCTCGCGTGGCAACTCCCGTTCGGGGTCTACCTGCTCGGGCTCCCCCTGGGAATCCTCGCGGCGCTCACCGTTCCCGACGTGTCCCCGGCGAGCGACGCGGGGCCGGTCGGCGAGCGCTCCGTCCTCGAGATCCTCCGCTCGACGCCGCTGCTGGTTGCGGTCTACGGGCTGATGTTCCTCACGAACCTGCTGCTGTACGCGAACGTCGTCTATTACCCGCCACTCCTGGAGGGGTTCGGGATCGAGACACCGGTCGTGATCAGCCTCTACCTGTCGGTGCTCGGGCTCTCGGGCGGGGTGAGCGCCGCGCTGTACGACCGGATCCGGAACCGCTTCGAGTACCACGAACTCGCGGGGATCGCCTTCGGGCTCTGGACGGTCGCGTTCGTGCTCGCCACCACAGCTACCTCCGCGCTGCTGGCGGTCGTCCCGATGGTGCTGTACGGCCTCGGGCAGGGGTTGGTCTTCCCCACCGTCCTGTTGTGGGTCGAGGAACTCGTTCCGCGGGAGCATCAGGGCCGGTTCAGTTCCTACGTGGCGATGGCGGGCTATATCGGCCAGTTCCTCTCGCCGGTTCTCTTTGGCCCCGTCGTCGCCGGCTTCGGGATACGAGGGGTCTTCGCGAGCGCCGCGGTGGCCGTGGGCACTGGCCTGCTCGTGGTCGTCGGAGCGAGCCATCGTCGCTCACGTCCCCCGGAGAGGTGGGGGTGA